In the genome of Syntrophorhabdaceae bacterium, one region contains:
- a CDS encoding thermonuclease family protein, whose translation MRKVIDGDTIELDTGEIVKYAGIEAPQINLKEGSAFYAKEAKKFNNKLVFMKKVRLEFDKEQKDKEGRILAYVFVKKTFVNGELVKLGYARAHIVPPNEKYKETLIDYEKKAVEADKGLWQENKKDTETFYVGNKRTYVLHRPSCKSVDKIPEKSKIIFRN comes from the coding sequence GTGAGGAAAGTTATTGACGGCGACACGATCGAACTCGATACGGGCGAGATCGTCAAGTACGCCGGCATAGAGGCCCCGCAGATAAACCTGAAAGAAGGGTCGGCGTTCTACGCCAAGGAAGCAAAGAAATTCAACAACAAACTTGTTTTTATGAAGAAGGTTCGGCTCGAGTTTGATAAAGAACAGAAAGATAAAGAGGGACGGATCCTTGCATACGTTTTTGTAAAGAAGACCTTCGTCAACGGGGAACTCGTGAAACTCGGCTATGCGAGGGCTCATATCGTACCCCCCAACGAGAAGTATAAGGAGACGCTCATCGATTACGAAAAAAAGGCCGTGGAAGCAGATAAGGGACTCTGGCAGGAGAACAAAAAAGACACGGAAACTTTCTACGTGGGAAACAAAAGGACATACGTGCTTCACAGGCCATCGTGCAAATCTGTTGATAAAATCCCTGAAAAGAGTAAAATTATTTTCCGGAATA
- a CDS encoding acyloxyacyl hydrolase — protein MRKQIFVCACLMVFLSAPLNILAQQDGLSIGYGFGTFNNDMRGVQIRDGNYDYGQMTFFHERRLFKRVNWTIEPFVSYINRPTEGVDGGVSIFAKAYVDEKKKHGLFATAGGGSLYTSMGYSGQGTHLWFILQGGLGYRWDKYFVEGRFKHYSNGDTATPNRSLNSSILFVGMYL, from the coding sequence ATGAGAAAACAGATCTTCGTGTGCGCATGCCTGATGGTCTTCCTGTCGGCGCCTTTAAACATTCTTGCCCAACAGGACGGGCTCTCAATCGGGTACGGATTCGGCACCTTCAATAACGACATGAGAGGTGTTCAGATACGTGACGGCAACTACGATTACGGTCAGATGACATTCTTCCATGAGCGACGTCTCTTTAAGAGAGTCAATTGGACCATCGAGCCTTTTGTCTCGTACATTAATCGGCCAACCGAAGGCGTGGATGGGGGAGTTTCAATTTTTGCAAAAGCCTATGTGGACGAGAAGAAAAAGCATGGGCTTTTTGCAACCGCAGGGGGAGGCTCGCTTTACACGAGTATGGGGTATAGCGGACAAGGCACCCACCTGTGGTTTATCCTGCAGGGTGGATTGGGTTATAGATGGGACAAATATTTCGTGGAAGGCCGGTTTAAGCACTACTCTAATGGGGACACAGCCACGCCCAACCGATCGCTCAATTCAAGTATTCTGTTTGTAGGAATGTATCTCTAG
- a CDS encoding zinc ribbon domain-containing protein translates to MSVLGIPVLDNLYPATMDMWPIEAKEFNRSYTFYENLKKGRFTTTKCKGCGHVAYPPRVICPECYSEDLEYVDLPTKGKVIVLSEEVKGVPLGFNSPLIHAVIDLGADPVRRFLTRIINCPAGSLKQGDEVQLAVFDIPATPIEKGKAGTIMAERVFFAFEPVKK, encoded by the coding sequence ATGTCTGTATTAGGAATACCGGTTCTCGATAATCTTTATCCGGCAACAATGGATATGTGGCCCATAGAGGCTAAAGAATTCAACAGGTCCTACACCTTTTATGAAAACTTAAAAAAAGGTAGATTTACCACCACGAAATGCAAGGGCTGTGGTCACGTGGCGTACCCTCCGCGGGTAATCTGCCCCGAATGTTACTCGGAGGATCTGGAATACGTGGACCTGCCGACAAAAGGCAAAGTCATCGTTCTTTCCGAAGAAGTGAAAGGTGTTCCCCTGGGTTTCAATTCCCCGCTCATTCATGCGGTGATTGATTTAGGAGCCGATCCGGTGAGGAGATTCCTCACGAGAATTATCAACTGCCCCGCCGGTTCCTTAAAACAAGGCGACGAGGTGCAACTCGCCGTTTTCGATATTCCTGCAACACCGATTGAAAAAGGGAAAGCAGGCACCATTATGGCTGAGAGGGTTTTCTTCGCCTTCGAGCCCGTGAAGAAGTAG